In the Ruminococcus sp. OA3 genome, one interval contains:
- the trpD gene encoding anthranilate phosphoribosyltransferase yields the protein MIKEAILKLAKNEDLSYGEAQQVMDEIMEGKANDIQMAAYLAALSMKGETIDEITASAAGMRDHCIKLLHDMDVLEIVGTGGDGANSFNISTTSALVIAAGGVPVAKHGNRAASSKCGAADVLEALGVTINLPPEKSAELLKNIGICFLFAQNYHIAMKYVAPIRRELGIRTVFNILGPLSNPAGANMELMGVYEEALVEPLAQVMAKLGVSRGMVVYGQDKLDEISMSAPTKICEIRDGWFQSYTVTPEQFGYKRCLKEELAGGTPEENAGITRDILNGTKRGAKRCAVCLNAGAALYITGKAGSIEEGVKLAENLIDTGAAMRKLEAFIRESGK from the coding sequence ATGATTAAAGAAGCGATTTTAAAACTGGCAAAAAATGAGGACCTGTCTTACGGAGAGGCGCAGCAGGTAATGGATGAGATCATGGAGGGCAAGGCGAACGACATTCAGATGGCGGCATATCTGGCAGCCCTGTCCATGAAGGGTGAAACGATCGATGAGATCACGGCTTCCGCGGCCGGAATGCGGGATCACTGCATCAAACTGCTGCACGATATGGACGTGCTGGAGATCGTGGGCACCGGAGGAGATGGGGCTAATTCCTTTAACATCTCCACTACGTCGGCACTGGTTATCGCCGCAGGCGGCGTGCCGGTGGCGAAGCACGGGAACCGTGCCGCATCATCAAAGTGTGGAGCCGCAGATGTATTGGAGGCGTTGGGAGTCACCATCAACCTTCCACCTGAGAAAAGTGCAGAGCTGCTGAAGAATATCGGTATCTGCTTCCTGTTTGCTCAGAACTATCACATTGCAATGAAATACGTAGCGCCGATCCGCCGTGAACTGGGAATCCGTACGGTATTTAACATACTGGGACCGCTGTCCAATCCGGCGGGGGCCAATATGGAACTGATGGGTGTCTATGAGGAGGCCCTGGTCGAGCCACTGGCACAGGTTATGGCTAAACTGGGCGTCTCAAGGGGTATGGTGGTGTATGGGCAGGATAAATTGGATGAGATTTCCATGAGTGCACCAACAAAGATCTGTGAGATCAGGGACGGATGGTTCCAGTCTTACACGGTTACACCAGAACAGTTTGGCTATAAACGCTGTCTGAAGGAGGAGCTGGCCGGAGGAACTCCGGAAGAGAACGCCGGGATTACACGGGATATTTTAAACGGAACAAAACGCGGCGCAAAGCGCTGTGCCGTATGCCTGAATGCAGGGGCGGCTCTTTACATTACTGGAAAAGCCGGCAGCATAGAAGAGGGTGTTAAGCTGGCGGAAAACCTGATTGATACCGGGGCTGCCATGAGGAAACTGGAAGCGTTTATTCGTGAGAGCGGAAAATAG
- the vanT gene encoding serine racemase VanT catalytic subunit translates to MSRGKDYTGIDYARLTAAFLVVAIHTSPLASFGDTGDFILTRIFARAAVPFFFMTSGFFLISGYGRDTDKLVSFVKKTAVIYGCAILFYLPLNLYNGYFNAKHLLPNILKDLVFDGTLYHLWYLPASVVGAGTAWMLVKRFGIKRALAPAALLYTVGLFGDSYYGIAEKIPLFRSFYAGIFEVSDYTRNGIFFAPLFFVMGGIIAEQTARISLRKCLTGTVISFSLMLAEGMILHYFQLQRHDSMYVMLIPVMYFLFATLTFWRGRRIQRISEFALLLYLVHPMMIVVVRLFAGLSGLQALLVENSLVHFLTVCAVSAACSAAAVIIWDRWSKKRRKPYRKPADRAWIEVDLDNLKHNVRTLKKAMPPGCRLMAVVKANAYGHGAFETAVCLERIGVTSFAAATIDEGIALRRWGIRGDILILGYTEPSRAEELHRYRLIQTLIDYPYAKSLIRQGYSIRTQVKIDTGMHRLGFGVEDREAILKTVMNRKLNVCGIYTHLCAADSLAENDVKFTGRQIEVFYELLDWLKEQKVTLPDVHIQSTYGLLNYPELNCSYVRAGISLYGVLSAPNDKTRLQLDLRPVLSLRSQVVLIREIKAGECVGYGRMFKAERDSRIAILPIGYADGIPRNLSCGNGEVLIRGCRVLIAGRISMDQLAVDITDIPDAAVGDIATLIGRDGQEELKASEAAWRSGSITNELLSRMGTRVVVRTQT, encoded by the coding sequence ATGAGTAGGGGAAAGGATTACACCGGTATCGATTATGCGAGGCTGACGGCAGCGTTTTTGGTTGTTGCGATCCACACGTCACCGCTGGCGTCATTTGGTGATACAGGGGATTTTATACTGACACGTATTTTTGCCCGTGCTGCTGTTCCTTTTTTCTTTATGACCTCCGGATTTTTCCTCATATCGGGATATGGCCGTGATACGGACAAACTCGTGAGTTTTGTGAAGAAAACGGCAGTAATATATGGCTGTGCGATTCTTTTTTATCTGCCGCTGAATCTGTATAACGGATATTTCAATGCAAAACATCTGTTGCCGAATATTTTAAAGGATCTGGTGTTCGACGGAACTCTGTACCATCTCTGGTATCTTCCGGCTTCTGTTGTGGGTGCAGGCACAGCATGGATGCTGGTGAAAAGGTTCGGAATAAAAAGAGCGCTGGCGCCAGCTGCGTTACTCTATACAGTGGGGCTGTTTGGAGACAGTTATTATGGAATAGCTGAGAAGATACCGTTATTCAGGAGTTTCTATGCCGGCATTTTTGAAGTTTCCGACTATACACGCAACGGCATCTTTTTTGCCCCGCTGTTTTTTGTGATGGGAGGAATCATCGCAGAACAGACGGCACGCATCTCGCTGAGAAAATGTCTGACGGGTACCGTGATTTCATTTTCCCTGATGCTGGCGGAAGGTATGATACTGCACTATTTTCAGCTGCAAAGACACGACAGTATGTACGTCATGCTTATACCCGTAATGTATTTTCTGTTTGCAACACTGACGTTTTGGAGGGGGAGAAGGATTCAGCGGATTTCTGAGTTTGCATTGCTCCTCTATCTGGTTCATCCTATGATGATCGTTGTGGTGCGGTTGTTTGCCGGACTGTCTGGTTTACAGGCGCTGCTGGTGGAGAACAGCCTGGTTCATTTTCTGACAGTGTGTGCAGTGTCAGCGGCATGTTCCGCGGCTGCGGTTATCATCTGGGACAGATGGAGTAAAAAAAGGAGAAAACCTTACCGAAAACCTGCAGACAGGGCATGGATAGAAGTTGATCTGGACAATCTGAAGCACAATGTGAGAACTCTGAAAAAAGCCATGCCGCCGGGATGCAGACTGATGGCAGTGGTGAAAGCCAATGCGTATGGACATGGGGCCTTTGAAACAGCGGTATGTCTTGAACGGATCGGAGTAACCTCTTTTGCCGCTGCAACCATTGATGAGGGCATCGCACTGCGCCGCTGGGGAATCCGGGGAGATATTCTGATTCTGGGGTACACGGAGCCTTCACGTGCAGAGGAACTGCACCGGTACCGGCTGATACAGACCCTGATTGATTATCCGTATGCAAAGAGCCTGATTCGTCAGGGGTATTCCATCAGGACACAGGTGAAAATTGATACGGGAATGCACCGGCTCGGCTTTGGGGTGGAAGACAGAGAGGCGATTTTAAAGACGGTAATGAACCGGAAGCTGAATGTATGCGGAATCTACACACATTTATGTGCCGCAGACAGTCTTGCAGAAAATGATGTAAAGTTTACGGGCAGACAGATAGAAGTGTTCTATGAATTACTGGACTGGCTGAAGGAGCAGAAGGTGACGCTTCCCGACGTACATATCCAGAGCACTTATGGCCTTTTAAACTATCCTGAGCTGAACTGCAGCTACGTGAGAGCAGGAATCTCCTTGTACGGTGTTCTGAGTGCTCCGAATGATAAGACCAGGCTGCAGCTGGATCTGCGCCCCGTGCTGTCTCTGCGGTCACAGGTGGTCCTGATCAGAGAGATAAAAGCCGGAGAGTGTGTGGGATATGGGAGAATGTTTAAAGCAGAGAGAGACAGCCGGATTGCCATTCTGCCGATCGGATACGCCGATGGGATACCGAGGAATCTGTCCTGCGGAAACGGTGAAGTGCTGATCAGAGGCTGCAGGGTTTTGATAGCCGGACGGATCAGCATGGATCAGCTGGCAGTTGACATCACAGACATTCCTGATGCAGCTGTAGGGGACATCGCGACGCTGATCGGAAGAGACGGACAGGAAGAACTGAAGGCCTCTGAAGCAGCCTGGCGTTCCGGAAGTATCACAAATGAACTCCTCAGCCGGATGGGGACGAGAGTCGTGGTCAGGACTCAAACGTGA
- a CDS encoding DUF5721 family protein translates to MKAFQICEVKDFMSKMLIRNTFDQFWLFELSLTTNVTYNIDGILHPDFYDAGEAEQLKAREQTHVLWNDIRPFCFSLIKGKKTPLNFKIVFQYARPDVEQLLAQSGLALQADDIFGLYLNCQFDGEHLTCVTGTSLRFFTMDKSLDYAWDDKVTRFFRSQGITFES, encoded by the coding sequence ATGAAAGCTTTTCAAATCTGCGAGGTCAAGGACTTCATGTCCAAAATGCTTATCCGGAATACATTTGATCAGTTCTGGCTTTTTGAGCTGTCTCTGACTACGAATGTAACTTACAATATAGATGGTATCCTCCACCCCGATTTTTATGATGCCGGTGAAGCTGAGCAGCTCAAAGCGCGTGAGCAGACACATGTTCTCTGGAATGATATCCGGCCTTTCTGCTTCTCGCTGATCAAGGGAAAGAAAACACCCCTGAATTTCAAGATCGTATTTCAGTATGCCCGCCCCGATGTGGAACAGCTCCTGGCACAGAGCGGACTGGCTTTACAGGCAGATGACATCTTCGGGCTGTATCTGAACTGTCAGTTTGACGGTGAGCATCTGACCTGTGTGACCGGTACTTCCCTGCGCTTTTTTACGATGGACAAATCCCTCGATTATGCCTGGGACGATAAGGTGACACGCTTTTTCAGGTCTCAGGGGATCACGTTTGAGTCCTGA